In the genome of Metabacillus litoralis, the window GTGCTTACGTTAACAGCTACTCCAATTCCAAGAACCTTACACATGTCCATGTTAGGAGTAAGGGATTTATCTGTAATTGAAACGCCACCAGAAAATCGTTTTCCGGTTCAAACATATGTTGTTGAATACAATGGTGCACTCGTTCGAGAATCAATTGAAAGAGAAATGTCTCGTGGAGGTCAAGTTTTCTTTCTATATAACCGGGTAGAGGATATTGAAAGAAAAGCAGAGGAAATTTCTATGCTAGTACCTGATGCAAGGGTCACATATGCACACGGGAAAATGACTGAAAATGAGTTAGAATCTGTCATGTTAAGCTTCCTTGAGGGAGAATATGATGTGTTAGTAAGCACAACGATTATTGAAACCGGTGTAGATATTCCTAACGTTAACACGCTTATTGTTAATGATGCAGATAAGATGGGACTATCACAGCTTTATCAGCTGAGAGGACGAGTAGGTCGATCCAACCGGGTAGCTTATGCGTATTTTACGTATCGCAAAGATAAGGTGCTTACAGAAGTTGCTGAAAAAAGGTTACAAGCTATTAAGGAATTTACCGAATTAGGCTCAGGCTTTAAGATTGCAATGAGGGACCTTTCCATAAGGGGAGCAGGTAATCTATTGGGAGCCCAGCAGCATGGATTCATTGATTCTGTTGGTTTTGACTTGTATTCACAAATGCTGAAAGAAGCTATTGAAGAAAGACAAACTGATAAGCCGAAACGAAAAACAATCGATGTTGAAATTGATCTTCAAGTGGATGCATATTTACCGGAATCATATATTACAGATGGCCGTCAGAAGATCGATATGTATAAACGCTTTAGGTCAATTACTGAATTACAAGAGCTAGTAGAGTTGCAAGAAGAAATGATGGATCGCTTTGGAGAATATCCAGTAGAAGTAGATTATCTGTTCCAAATTGCCAAATTGAAGGTTTTTGCTATCCAAGAACGAGTTGAGTTAATTAAGCAGGATAAAGAAGTCATCACAATTCTCATAGAAGAAGAAGCCAGCAATTTAATTGATGGTCAAAAACTGTTTGATTTAAGTAATAAATATCAGCGAATCGTTGGTTTAGGAATGGAAGGCAGTAAATTAAAGCTAACAGTTAATACAAAAGGATTAGCTGTTGAGAAATGGCTTGGTATTACGACTGAACTTTTAAATGGGTTATCTCAAGTGAAAAAGGAAGAAATTCTTCAATAAAATAGGTTTAATAAGTGCGCATAAAGGATATTATTAATAGTTGCTTATCACTTTTATCTTAAAAAATCCGGTAAAGGATGTATATTACTCGAATGGTGAAGGATACTATTTTTAACAAACGATGATTGTTACATAGAAAAAAGCTCCTGTTTAATAAGAGGTTTTAATTATTATTTATGTTGTATGCAGGATCAACAATCGTCAATTTCCTATCATCCGATGAAAGTGAGGCAACGTAAGATGAAAGCAACTGGTATTGTTCGTCGCATTGATGATTTAGGTCGCGTAGTAATTCCAAAGGAAATTCGTAGGACATTACGAATTAGAGAAGGAGATCCATTAGAAATATTTGTGGATCGTGATGGTGAGGTCATTTTAAAGAAATATTCGCCAATCAGTGAGCTTAGCGACTTTTCTAAGGAATATGCAGATGCCCTATATGATAGTTTAGGTCATCCAGTTTTAATCTGTGATAGAGACACATTCATTGCTGTATCTGGTGGTTCAAAAAAGGAATACCTTAATAAGAACATCGGTGAAGTTGTCGAGCAGGTTATGGAGGAAAGAAACTCTGTTTTAAAAGCAGATGCTGGAGAAATTCAGGTCGTAGAAGGATTAAATGAAGATATTAAATCATATACGATTGGACCAATTGTGGCCAATGGTGACCCAATTGGAGCAGTCATTATTCTTTCCAAAGAGCAATCAATTGGTGAAGTTGAGCATAAGGCTGTAGAAACAGCTGCAGGATTTTTAGCTCGCCAAATGGAACAATAAGCTAGAAAAGGGGTGGCAATATTGCCACCCCTTTTGCTTTATTAAGAAGGCTATTCAAATATGCTATAATCGGATAGAGGATTTGGAGAGGAGACGGAATGAATAGTCAGAAAAACCATATAAACAAGGCCATGCAAGGTGCAATGATTTTGACTTTAGCGGGTTTGCTTACAAAAATCTTCAGTGCAGCTTACCGAGTCCCATATCAAAATATCGTCGGGGATATTGGTTTTTATATTTATCAACAAGTGTATCCCTTTTATGGAATGAGTGTGATTTTAGCAACTTCCGGCTTTCCGGTGATGATCTCAAAGGTAATGAGTGATTATGGATATGGTCATTCTATAAAGGTCCGCTCAAAAATAATGACAATTACTCTCTTGTACCTTATTGCCTTTGGCATGACTTTATCAATTTTCTTATACATATTATCAGCCCCCTTATCCATTTTTATGGGAGACATACATTTAGAACCATTGATTCAATTAGCTTCTGTTTCATTTTTAATTGTTCCCTTTGTTTCATTGTTACGAGGACATTTTCAAGCTGATCAAAACATGAATCCAACAGCTACTTCTCAAGTGGTTGAACAAGGTATTAGAGTATCCTTTATTTTATTAAGCTCATACTTTTTAATTAGAGAAGGCTTTGATTTATATATTGTAGGTCAAGGTGCTATCCTTTCTTCCATTATCGGCAGCTTAGCTGGGTTATTAATACTAATTTATATTTGGGTGAAAAAGGGTTATCGATTTAGTTGGAACCTTACTGCTCCTGTTTCAACCTGGAAAATAGTAAAAACTTTACTTACATACAGTTTAACAATTGGAATAAGTAGTTTATTGCTTATCCTTATTCAGTTAATAGATGCATTAAATTTGTATTCTCTCTTAGTAAATGGAGGTATGGAGGAAGAAGCCGCAAAGACATTAAAGGGTGTATATGACAGAGGACAGCCTTTAATACAATTAGGAACCGTAGTAGCTACTTCCTTTGCTTTATCTTTAGTACCGGCAATTGCCAATGCTAAGGTTAATAATGATGAAGGATTTATCCGTGAAAAATTAAGGCTTTCATTAAAGCTATGCTTTGTTATAGGCGCAGGTGCCTCTGGAGGACTAATAGTCTTAATGAAGTCTATTAATACAATGTTGTTCAGAAATTCATCAGGTACTGAAGTTTTAATGATTCTAAGTGGTTCCGTTTTATTTACATCCATATGTTTAACTTTATTTGCAATCTTACAAGGATTAGGACATACATTCGTTCCAGCCGTTGCTGTTCTTGTTGGAGCTGGAATAAAATTTATTGGTAATGAGCTATTCATAAAATATTTCGGGATTACCGGAGCAGCAATATCTACATTGATAGCCTATATGTTCATATCAATTATTATGATGTTTTATCTAATAAGTAAGGGGTATTCCTTTAGGGGTAATAAGAGCTTATATAAAATAGGTCTATCCTTGATTATTATGCTTGGAGTATTATTTCTAGCTCTAGAAATGAATAGTTATTTCAATATTCATAGTCGTACTTATTCAACTATAACTGCTTTAATAGGAGTGGTAATTGGTGCCCTTGTTTATGGGATAGCAATTATTAAATGTAAAGTCTTTACGAAAGAGGAAATGCAAAGTATCCCGGTTATAAATAAAATTATAAAATAGAGAGGTACATAAATGGCGAAAAAAATTACAATAGTCGGCTTAGGAGCTGGCGATCTTAATCAGTTACCATTTGGTGTATATCAGCTACTAACAAAAGCAGAGCATCTTTTTTTACGAACAAAGGAGCATCCTGTTATTCATGAATTGGATAGCTCAATTCGTTATGAGTCTTTTGATTCTATTTATGAAGAAAATGAGGACTTTGACAGAGTGTACCTCAATATTGTTGAGACCCTTTTACAGCAGGCGGAGAATACAGATATCGTTTATGCAGTACCTGGACATCCTCTTGTTGCAGAAAAAACGGTACAGCTTTTGCTAACAGAAGGTAGAGAAAAAGGGTATATTGTAACGGTTGAAGGTGGACAAAGCTTTCTGGATGCAACCTTTCAGGCTCTGGAAATAGATCCGATTGAAGGATTTCAGTTAGTAGATGCAATGACTTTAAGCAGTGAACAGTTACAGCTACAAGGTCATATTATTATTACACAAGTATATGATCAATTAATTGCTTCTGAAGTAAAGCTAACATTGATGGAACAGTTGCCTGATGATTATAAAGTGATGATCGTTACTGCAGCGGGAAGCAGTCAACAAGAATTGAAAGAAGTTGAGCTATACGAGTTGGATCGGGAAACAAATGTTCATAATCTAACCAGTGTATATGTTCCACCAATAGCAGAAGAAAAAATTGTTTATCACCAATTTCCAACGTTCAGAAAGATCATTGCTCAGTTACGAGGACCAAATGGGTGTCCTTGGGATAAGGAGCAAACACATCAATCTTTAAAGAAGTATTTAATTGAAGAGTGTTATGAATTAATTGAAGCAATTGATAAAGATGATATTGACCATATGATCGAAGAGCTTGGTGATGTGCTTTTACAGGTTGTTCTTCATGCTCAAATTGGTGAAGATGAAGGTATGTTTAGTATTGATGACGTTATTTCCGGAATTTCAGAAAAAATGGTAAGAAGGCATCCTCATGTATTTGGAGAAACAGCAGTAAATAGTACAGATGAGGTTTTGGCAAACTGGGATGAAATAAAAAAGAACGAAAAAGGATCCTCAGAAACACAATCAATTTTAGATTCTGTAGCTGGATCATTACCTGCTTTATCTAAGGCATATCATTTGCAGAAAAAAGCTGCAAAAATTGGCTTTGATTGGCCTTCTATTGATGGTACTTGGGAAAAAGTGAAAGAGGAAATAAGGGAATTTGAAGAAGAAATCTCATTAAAAAGAGATCAGCAACTTATTATGAAGGAATTTGGAGATCTATTATTTGCTTTAGTTAACGTAGGAAGACACTATAAAATAGAGTCAGAAGAAGCCTTATCCTCTACAAATGTTAAGTTTACTGATCGTTTTAATTATATTGAGAAACAAGCCAAGCTAATTGGTAAGGAACTAGAGAAGATGACATTAGAAGAAATGGACGAACTCTGGAATGAAGCAAAGACTTTAGATAAAAAGAGGGATGAACAATGAGACTTGATAAATTTCTAAAGGTTTCAAGATTAATAAAAAGAAGAACATTAGCAAAAGAAATTGCTGATCAAGGCCGAATTGCCATTAATGGTACTCCAGGTAAAGCGAGTTCAATTGTTAAAATCGGGGATGAACTTGTTATTCGTTTTGGTCAAAAACTAGTTACAGTTGTTATTGAAGAGCTAAAAGAAACGACAAAAAAAGAAGAAGCAACAAATCTTTATCGCGTAGTAAAGGAAGAGAAAATTAATCAAGAACCGTTCGATATGTAACATATTTTAAAGGGTAACGACCGGGGGTTTTTCCTAACTCGATGTCGGCTTATTGTTGCTATGTTTTATACATCATTCGCTTTTCATATGGCTTGTTCTAAACCGAATTCTAATGACATACACATGTAAAAGAAAATCCTTTATTAGAATTCGGAGGTAGAATATGAGTCAGTACTATGAAAATAATGCGTCTGTCCATAAAGGAACAATTCAAGAGCATGATGTAATCATGCGAGGGAGAAAATTATTAGAAATTACAGGTGTAAAACAGGTAGAAAGCTTTGATAATGAGGAATTTTTATTAGACACAGTCATGGGTGCACTAGCAATCCGCGGACAAAACCTTCAAATGAAAAATTTAGATGTTGATAAAGGGATTGTTTCCATTAAAGGAAGCAGAATCTTTGATCTGATTTATCTAGATGAGCAGCATGCGGAGAAAGCTAAAGGACTCTTTAGCAAGTTATTTAAATGAGTTTATCAACACAGTTTTATACAATGCTAGCAATGGTAGGAATGGGAAGTTGGATTGGAGCAGCTCTGGATACATATGGTCGCTTTTTAAAGCGGCCATTAAGAGCCAGGTGGGTTGTCTTCATAAATGACTTTATGTTTTGGGTCGTTCAAGGACTGATCCTATTTTATCTTTTGTTACTTGTAAATGAAGGTGAACTTAGGATTTATATATTCCTAGCGGTGCTTTGTGGATATGCAGCTTATCAAAGTCTTTTCAAGAAAATATATTTAAGCCTTTTAGAGCGAATAATACAGACAAGCATAAGATTATATAGGGTTTTGGTTAATATTGGACGAGCGATGATTGTTAGACCAATAAAAGGACTCATTCAACTAATTATCGTTATTTTATTAGGAACGTTAAAAGTTCTTTGGAGTATTATAAAATGGGTCTTTCAATTCCTATATTCATTGGTTAAAATCTTATTAGCACCCCTAAGATGGATTTTTATCCTTTTGTGGAAACTTGTTCCTAGAGGGATAAGAAATTTCCTTATAAGAAATATTGCCAATATGGCAGGAAATTTCAAAAAAGTCAAGAATACAACTAATAAGATGAAAACCTGGTGGCAACGATTTAGGAAGAAGTAAGGAGGACTAGTATGAGTCTCGAGAGATCGAAGAAAATTACAGAGCTACAATCACAATATGCAATGGAGCAAGAGAGACAACAGCAAATTTCAAACAGACGAAAAAGAGGCTTATTCAGACGATTATTCGTGTTAGGACTATTAGCTATTATCACTTCCTCCATTATTATAACCACCTTATATAAGCAATCAGTTGCAATTGATGAAAAGCTTGAGCAACAGAATAAGCTTGAAGAAGAACTCACAAGTTTACAAAAGGAAGAAAAAATATTAAGAGAAGAAATAGTGAAGCTTAATGATGATGAGTATATTGCTAAGATTGCAAGAAGAGACTATTTCTTGTCAGACGACAATGAGATCATCTTTAATATAAAAGATTAGCCTTGTTGACACTGGATTTTTTATTTATGTATAATATAATAAAGCTTTGAATGATTTTTTATCTGTTTAAGGAGGAGCATTATTTTTATGTCGATTGAAGTTGGCAGCAAGTTACAGGGAAAGGTAACGGGCATTACGAATTTTGGAGCGTTTGTGGAGTTACCGGGTGGTTCAACAGGACTTGTTCACATCAGTGAAGTAGCCGATAATTATGTGAAAGATATTAACGATCACTTAAAAGTCGGAGATGAAGTAACAGTTAAGGTAATCAATGTAGAAAATGACGGAAAGATTGGCTTATCAATTAAAAAGGCAATCGATCGTCCAGAACGCCCAGAGCGTCCAGAGCGTCCACAACGTCAGGAACGTCCAAGAAATTCAGATCGCCCAAGATCAAGAGGAAATGATTTCCGCAACAACAGCAATAATAAAGAAAACTTTGAACAAAAAATGAATCGTTTCTTAAAAGATAGTGAAGATCGTTTAGCTTCATTAAAACGCAATACAGAATCAAAACGTGGTGGTCGTGGAGCTAGAAGAGGATAGCTTGCTGCTTTCATATACATTATTTAAAAAGAGAAAACATTATAATTGTTTTCTCTTTTTTATACTAAATTATTTTCATATTGACGAAAGATGATTTGAATTGTATTATATTATTTGTGCCTAATAGAGGAACAGTATGGCGGTGTAGCTCAGCTGGCTAGAGCGAGCCGTAAACATCCTGAATCATCTCCTTTGTAGGCTTGCGAGGAATGTGTCTGACAAGAGACATGACGAGCACGGTTTAACCAAGGAGCGTTTTGATAATTATGGCGGTGTAGCTCAGCTGGCTAGAGCGTACGGTTCATACCCGTGAGGTCGTGGGTTCGATTCCCTCCGCCGCTACCATATAACAACATAATACTAAGGCCCATTGGTCAAACGGTTAAGACACCGCCCTTTCACGGCGGTAACACGGGTTCGAATCCCGTATGGGTCATATTTTTAAAAAACTAGTTGCAGAAATGTAGCTAGTTTTTTTGTGTTTTTTAACTAGTTTAGACTCTTTAAAAAAGGAAGTTATATAAATTTTGGTTAGTGAACGACAAAATTGATAAGGATGAGAAGTGGAATGTCGTTCATAAGGCCGATGAACGACAAACCCACTGGGAAAAAGAGCAGAAAGTCGTTCATAAACCGGATGAACGACAAACCCAATGGGAGAAGGAAGCGAAATGTCGTTCATATCCATAAAGACAAACTAACAGGAACAAAAACGCAGCACATCCTCCATTAAGACAATGAATGATCCTAATTAATAATAGGAAAACACCCCATAACACAGAAACTCTATGCCTAAAAAACTCATCAAAACATTCTTTAGACTATTCTTGACCTCATACAACACAATTCACAACAATTTGACGAATAGCATAAGCAAAATACTCTAGAAGAATTAGATATTTGTCGCATACTTCAAAAACAGTCGAACGGTTTTTGGAATAGTTACCCTTCTTTTGACAAATTCCTGAATAGACCTTCGATATAATAGCACCAATATGAATAAGTGGGGGAATGAAAAATGGAAAAAGTAGAAAGAAGGTTAATGGAGCCGATATCTGATTTGGGAATGGACAAAACCCAACAAGTGTTCAATCGAATCTTTCACCGATTTTCATCTAAGCTGCAGCTTTTCCTCTTACATAAAGGAATCATTTATGCCTTGATCGGATTTTTATTGGGACGAGCTATTATTTTGTCGGAGGTATTACCTTTTGCTCTTCCATTCTTCGGCGCTATTTTTCTTATGAAGCGGGATAAAGTAGCATTAGCGGGGCTTTCGTTGATTGCTGGGGGTTTAACGGTTTCTTTTGAGGTTGCTTTAGTTATCACAGTATCTATCATTGGTTTTCTTGTTCTGAATCGTTTAGCATCCTATCTTTTTAAGGATCAGTTAAAGATATTACCATTTGTTATCTTTAGTACGGTGGCTCTGACAAGAATTGCCTACTCTTTTGCAATTAAATCGTCGCTAACTTTATATGATTATATGATGGCTGGAGTCGAATCAGGCTTATCATTTATATTAACGTTAATTTTTCTTCAGAGTATTCCATTGATATCGGCACGAAAGTATAAACAATCACTAAAAATTGAAGAGATTATTTGCATTATGATCCTTTTAGCCTCGGTGATGACAGGAATGGTAGGAGTTTCTTTTCAAAACCTGCAAGCTGAACATATTTTCTCTAGATATATTGTTCTCTTGTTTGCATTTATTGGAGGATCTAGCATTGGTTGTACCGTTGGTGTAGTAACGGGGTTAATTTTAAGCTTGGCCAATGTAGGAAACCTTTATCATATGAGCCTTCTCGCCTTTTCCGGA includes:
- the spoVT gene encoding stage V sporulation protein T; amino-acid sequence: MKATGIVRRIDDLGRVVIPKEIRRTLRIREGDPLEIFVDRDGEVILKKYSPISELSDFSKEYADALYDSLGHPVLICDRDTFIAVSGGSKKEYLNKNIGEVVEQVMEERNSVLKADAGEIQVVEGLNEDIKSYTIGPIVANGDPIGAVIILSKEQSIGEVEHKAVETAAGFLARQMEQ
- a CDS encoding putative polysaccharide biosynthesis protein, encoding MNSQKNHINKAMQGAMILTLAGLLTKIFSAAYRVPYQNIVGDIGFYIYQQVYPFYGMSVILATSGFPVMISKVMSDYGYGHSIKVRSKIMTITLLYLIAFGMTLSIFLYILSAPLSIFMGDIHLEPLIQLASVSFLIVPFVSLLRGHFQADQNMNPTATSQVVEQGIRVSFILLSSYFLIREGFDLYIVGQGAILSSIIGSLAGLLILIYIWVKKGYRFSWNLTAPVSTWKIVKTLLTYSLTIGISSLLLILIQLIDALNLYSLLVNGGMEEEAAKTLKGVYDRGQPLIQLGTVVATSFALSLVPAIANAKVNNDEGFIREKLRLSLKLCFVIGAGASGGLIVLMKSINTMLFRNSSGTEVLMILSGSVLFTSICLTLFAILQGLGHTFVPAVAVLVGAGIKFIGNELFIKYFGITGAAISTLIAYMFISIIMMFYLISKGYSFRGNKSLYKIGLSLIIMLGVLFLALEMNSYFNIHSRTYSTITALIGVVIGALVYGIAIIKCKVFTKEEMQSIPVINKIIK
- the mazG gene encoding nucleoside triphosphate pyrophosphohydrolase, with the translated sequence MAKKITIVGLGAGDLNQLPFGVYQLLTKAEHLFLRTKEHPVIHELDSSIRYESFDSIYEENEDFDRVYLNIVETLLQQAENTDIVYAVPGHPLVAEKTVQLLLTEGREKGYIVTVEGGQSFLDATFQALEIDPIEGFQLVDAMTLSSEQLQLQGHIIITQVYDQLIASEVKLTLMEQLPDDYKVMIVTAAGSSQQELKEVELYELDRETNVHNLTSVYVPPIAEEKIVYHQFPTFRKIIAQLRGPNGCPWDKEQTHQSLKKYLIEECYELIEAIDKDDIDHMIEELGDVLLQVVLHAQIGEDEGMFSIDDVISGISEKMVRRHPHVFGETAVNSTDEVLANWDEIKKNEKGSSETQSILDSVAGSLPALSKAYHLQKKAAKIGFDWPSIDGTWEKVKEEIREFEEEISLKRDQQLIMKEFGDLLFALVNVGRHYKIESEEALSSTNVKFTDRFNYIEKQAKLIGKELEKMTLEEMDELWNEAKTLDKKRDEQ
- a CDS encoding RNA-binding S4 domain-containing protein, whose amino-acid sequence is MRLDKFLKVSRLIKRRTLAKEIADQGRIAINGTPGKASSIVKIGDELVIRFGQKLVTVVIEELKETTKKEEATNLYRVVKEEKINQEPFDM
- the yabP gene encoding sporulation protein YabP produces the protein MSQYYENNASVHKGTIQEHDVIMRGRKLLEITGVKQVESFDNEEFLLDTVMGALAIRGQNLQMKNLDVDKGIVSIKGSRIFDLIYLDEQHAEKAKGLFSKLFK
- the yabQ gene encoding spore cortex biosynthesis protein YabQ, with the protein product MSLSTQFYTMLAMVGMGSWIGAALDTYGRFLKRPLRARWVVFINDFMFWVVQGLILFYLLLLVNEGELRIYIFLAVLCGYAAYQSLFKKIYLSLLERIIQTSIRLYRVLVNIGRAMIVRPIKGLIQLIIVILLGTLKVLWSIIKWVFQFLYSLVKILLAPLRWIFILLWKLVPRGIRNFLIRNIANMAGNFKKVKNTTNKMKTWWQRFRKK
- a CDS encoding FtsB family cell division protein yields the protein MSLERSKKITELQSQYAMEQERQQQISNRRKRGLFRRLFVLGLLAIITSSIIITTLYKQSVAIDEKLEQQNKLEEELTSLQKEEKILREEIVKLNDDEYIAKIARRDYFLSDDNEIIFNIKD
- a CDS encoding S1 domain-containing RNA-binding protein — its product is MSIEVGSKLQGKVTGITNFGAFVELPGGSTGLVHISEVADNYVKDINDHLKVGDEVTVKVINVENDGKIGLSIKKAIDRPERPERPERPQRQERPRNSDRPRSRGNDFRNNSNNKENFEQKMNRFLKDSEDRLASLKRNTESKRGGRGARRG